The sequence AGAAACAACCAGTAAGATCTATATGAGTTGTAAAATACAATACTCAAACCTAATTAGCTCGACTCGCCATTAATTACTAAATACAGCAGTGTTAGGACCAATTACTCGAGTTTGACTTCTAACCATATAAAATaggagtttatatatatttttattaacaattaaaacttttttcttgtaacaattaatttctaatttttcatgtACCTACTTGTATCTCTAGAGTCTATATGGTTATAGAATTGAGGacttttgtaatgtttttggCTTATTTGTTTAGGCTATTCATTAGAGTTTTAGTTCAAATAGTTAATCACGCCACAGAATAAGTCAATAAGAAgcaaacattatattattaaaatgtttgaatcaATATagataacaatttaaaaaacttatttaattgaattaactgaagaaaacttgatttaatTGTAACATGGAATTAACTACAAAAGACTGCATAATGTGAGAAATGGaatttcttgtttctgttttcacAACCAAATGATGAAACAactaataaaagtataaaactatGAGCattcaaaaaatagaaattagaaaaattgtGATTGGTAATACAAACTGCACAATTATTCCCATCCAACTATTTAGACGTGTAATTCTAAAGGACATGAATAATTATGTTTGCGGGCTTTATAGGTTCAGTTAATTTACTTAACAGAGGATAGATGCATATAATTAAGATGAATACATTAATGGGCCACATTTATCACAGCccgatatcatcatcatcatctctttaaTAAACAAGTATAAATGcacatatcatcatcattatctcaTGACTCAGtcatatattcttcttttgttcattTTCTACAAAGTTAGGCGTTACAAAAATGGGTAGGTATGGTCCGCATGGTAGTTTTTGTTAGGTTTCGCGAACTTAACGCTTAGTCTTACACGTCCAGGattcttttgtttgtcttttgttgcacaagaaatacaattttgttttattatatacagtAATCTTCGTCTAGAATGAATCTATCAACTCTTATCCAtctttttatgtgtatatataatctcTGCTCTTATACAAAATCAAGCTGTGCCATACCCAAGGAATAAAACATCTCCATCAACAAGAACGGGTAAGTGGTCGAATTTCTcctgtaaattaaaaaaaaagctttaactgtaacattctttttatttataatcatCTTAACATAACCTCTAAATTAATAGATCATGAAGCAGCCTCACGCACTTCTAGTCGCTAGCCCTGGCTTGGGCCATATTATCCCTGTCCTCGAACTCGGCAACCGTCTCTCCTCTGTCCTCAACGTCCACGTCACCGTTCTTGCAATCACCTCCGGCACCTCTTCCGTGACAGAAACCGAGACGATACATGCAGCTGCGGCTAGAGGGACTTGTGACATTATAGAATTACCCTCGGTCGAGATAGACCACCTTGTCGAGCCAGGTGCGACAGTGGTTACTAAGATACTGGCGAAGATGCGAGTCATGAAGTCCGAAGTTTGGGATGCCGTGAAATCAATGAAGAAAAAACCGACGGTCATGattgttgatttgtttggtACGGGGCTGTTGTCCATAGTCGAAGTAGGTGTCATGAAAAAATACGTGTACATCCCATCGCATGCGTGGTTCTTGGCATTAATGGTCTACTTGCCGGTGTTGGATAAGGTAGTTCAAGGTGAGTATGTTGAAATTAAGGAGCCTATGAAAATACCAAGTTGTAAACCGATCGGACCAAAGGAGCTTTTGGACACGATGTTAGATCGGTCGGACCAACAGTATCTTGAGTGTGTACAGAGTGGGTTGGAGATACCTATGAGCGATGGTGTTTTGGTAAATACTTGGGAGGAATTACAAAGAAACACTCTTACTGCGTTTAGAGAGGATGGGGAGTTGAGCCGGGTCATNNNNNNNNNNNNNNNNNNNNNNNNNNNNNNNNNNNNNNNNNNNNNNNNNNNNNNNNNNNNNNNNNNNNNNNNNNNNNNNNNNNNNNNNNNNNNNNNNNNNNNNNNNNNNNNNNNNNNNNNNNNNNNNNNNNNNNNNNNNNNNNNNNNNNNNNNNNNNNNNNNNNNNNNNNNNNNNNNNNNNNNNNNNNNNNNNNNNNNNNNNNNNNNNNNNNNNNNNNNNNNNNNNNNNNNNNNNNNNNNNNNNNNNNNNNNNNNNNNNNNNNNNNNNNNNNNNNNNNNNNNNNNNNNNNNNNNNNNNNNNNNNNNNNNNNNNNNNNNNNNNNNNNNNNNNNNNNNNNNNNNNNNNNNNNNNNNNNNNNNNNNNNNNNNNNNNNNNNNNNNNNNNNNNNNNNNNNNNNNNNNNNNNNNNNNNNNNNNNNNNNNNNNNNNNNNNNNNNNNNNNNNNNNNNNNNNNNNNNNNNNNNNNNNNNNNNNNNNNNNNNNNNNNNNNNNNNNNNNNNNNNNNNNNNNNNNNNNNNNNNNNNNNNNNNNNNNNNNNNNNNNNNNNNNNNNNNNNNNNNNNNNNNNNNNNNNNNNNNNNNNNNNNNNNNNNNNNNNNNNNNNNNNNNNNNNNNNNNNNNNNNNNNNNNNNNNNNNNNNNNNNNNNNNNNNNNNNNNNNNNATGAAAAAATACGTGTACATCCCATCGCATGCGTGGTTCTTGGCATTAATGGTCTACTTGCCGGTGTTGGATAAGGTAGTTCAAGGTGAGTATGTTGAAATTAAGGAGCCTATGAAAATACCAAGTTGTAAACCGATCGGACCAAAGGAGCTTTTGGACACGATGTTAGATCGGTCGGACCAACAGTATCTTGAGTGTGTACAGAGTGGGTTGGAGATACCTATGAGCGATGGTGTTTTGGTAAATACTTGGGAGGAATTACAAAGAAACATTCTCACTGCGTTTAGAGAGGATGGGGAGTTGAGCCGGGTCATCAAAGTACCGGTTTATCCTATTGGGCCTATTGTTAGGACTAATGGACATGTAGACAAACCCTATAGTATATTCGAATGGCTAGACAAGCAACGGGAAAGGTCAGTGGTGTATGTATGTTTAGGAAGTGGGGGTAAATTGTCCTTTAAGCAAACTATGGAACTTGCTTGGGGTTTAGAGTTAAGTGGTCAAAGGTTCCTATGGGTTCTACGTAGTCCCACTTCTTACCTCGGGGCATGCTCTAGCGGTGATGATCAGGTGAGTTCTAGTCTACCGGAAGGTTTCTTGGACCGCATGCGTGGTGTGGGTCTTGTGGTCACAGAATGGGCACCGCAAGTTGAGATCTTGAGCCATGGATCAATAGGTGGGTTCTTGTCTCATTGCGGTTGGAGCTCAGTGTTGGAGAGTTTGACTAAAGGAATTCCGATCCTTGCATGGCCTCTTTACGCGGAGCAATGGATGAATGCCACGTTGCTAACAGAGGAGATCGGTGTGGCTATTCGTACGTCAGAGTTACCGTCGAAGAAAGTGATCGGGCGTGAAGAAGTCGCGTTTTTAGTGAATAAGATTATAGCGGAAGAGGATGGACGTAAGATTAGGTCTAAAGCTGAGAAGGTGAGGGTTAGCTCCGAACGAGCTTGGACTCATGATGGGTCATCTCATAATTCTCTCTTCGAATGGGCAAGACAATGTCGTCTTCTACACTGATtctagaaaaaattataatatcatGCATGaccaaaaatttgttttttttttgtcaaacacttgCATTTCATTACTCAACCAAGATAAGATTCATACAAGCAAAGGTTaccatacaaaataaaaagacattCCCCAATgtcaaaacaacaagaaaatacAGCAAGAATAGGATTAATCGGCAATAGGTTCTTGAAAGCTTTGAGCCAAATTCATGAAGATATTTGGTACATGTGAGATCAAGTTTGTCGACAAGCTCTTCCATAATCAAATCAATGGAAAAGGAGATAACCACTGTCATGAGACGAGTTGGCGTTGATGAAGGGGTCAGAGCTGAGCTTCTTACCGGTTTGAGTTCACGGAGAAGTAGCTTGACAATATTTCGAGCATGGTTGAGAGTGCTCTGAAGCTTGGAGATATATGCTAGAGTTGCCACCGGAGGACAACTGGCCTTGGACAGTTCAAAGCCGTAGTCAAAGAGGCAACTTGGAATCGGGATCAAAAAGCCATAAAACTTCCAGCAAGAGGGTCGCAAACGCTTGCCAAGTTGAGGGCTGGTTGGGAAGTCTGTCCAGACTTGACGGAAAGATTTGCGATGCAAATATCATCTCCGGTGCGTGTAGATTTAGCAGAAACAGACAGTGGCCATAAACTTAATCAATATTGGAAACTAGGTCTACTggagaaaaccctagtttcgcCATCAATCGCCAAAATGACGGATGGTTGAAGCGGCTGCCCAAAATTTGCAGAGAACTTTGTTGCGCAAAGAACATTTCCGGTGAATAGACGGTCAGCGGGAGCGGACAAAGGTCAGGGTGTGGTATGGGGATAACAGACAAAAGAGTTTGAGAAGGGTTAAACAATGAGAAAAATTGGAGaaagaaattacaaaagagAACACTAAAAGAAGCATATCCGAAACGAGAATGAATTGTGTTGGTGAGGTCCCGACGCCGGCGAATAGCAGCTCCACCGGCGCCGGAAAACTTGGTTAAAAGGGGTTTCTCGAGAATCGTGtctgaaagagaaaaaaggtttttctttctttttccaaaaaaatatgaccaaaaatttgtttttaagatcAAAGTCTTTAGtatgaaatatacataaaagtgTGTGATATTCTAATATGAATACAAAGATATGTACTAGTTGATCAGATACTCAATCAATGTCAAATATTcttattaaatatgtatatattttattaatataataatactaattcaGAAGCTAGCATTAAATTATGTCaatattatatcaaataccattaatttttaaaataaaataaagtatttacTAAAGATGGAAATgggaaattttttgcaaaagatgacttatttaatatttgccaaaaaatacataaatttttttttgctaggaaaatatacaaaattcattcataaaaatatgatctgattttttgtttccatttctctcttcGACATAGCTACCTtcctcaaaaatcaaaaccaactcAACAGCTaaaaaattggaagaaaataGTGAAAATTGGATGTATGTTTAAAGAGAGCAGAGGAAACTAGCTATGACATCTTATCACATTGTtagtggaagaaaaaaaaatgtagatatGCTTCTGACAACTATAAAAaagttaagatattttttaggCAAATACTAATAAGTTGGGGTTTTCTAGGAATTTTTCTCAAAAAGGCTAAAAATTTTCCAATCATTAGAGCTGCTTCTAATCAAATTgtttggaataaaaaaaaaagtcatgtgtTAATAgctaaacaaattttgaaaaatattttaccaaTATTTTTCTAGGCaacaaaacttatatatatctaaacaaatcttatgcaatatatatttaaatattattttgttaaaaatacaaataattgcATCTAAAATTTATCTTTactttttaagtttataaacTTTATTCAAATAATCATATGCACaagtatattttatatctagatagaaaataataaataagaaaattttgtatttatattgagtcttagtactttttttttttagtcttagTACTTTACGATTTATAGATTTCCATTCTCATTTGACCATCTGGGACAAGAAAATTTGtgtttctaattatttttcatagtAATTAAATTTTCGATTCAGGATTTTTCGTGTGACAAAAACCAATGCATAGCTGTTTAAATTGCACAtgctaacatataataaaaatccTGAAATACTTTGggatataa comes from Camelina sativa cultivar DH55 chromosome 19, Cs, whole genome shotgun sequence and encodes:
- the LOC104767219 gene encoding UDP-glycosyltransferase 72D1-like isoform X2 → MKQPHALLVASPGLGHIIPVLELGNRLSSVLNVHVTVLAITSGTSSVTETETIHAAAARGTCDIIELPSVEIDHLVEPGATVVTKILAKMRVMKSEVWDAVKSMKKKPTVMIVDLFGTGLLSIVEVGVMKKYVYIPSHAWFLALMVYLPVLDKVVQGEYVEIKEPMKIPSCKPIGPKELLDTMLDRSDQQYLECVQSGLEIPMSDGVLVNTWEELQRNILTAFREDGELSRVIKVPVYPIGPIVRTNGHVDKPYSIFEWLDKQRERSVVYVCLGSGGKLSFKQTMELAWGLELSGQRFLWVLRSPTSYLGACSSGDDQVSSSLPEGFLDRMRGVGLVVTEWAPQVEILSHGSIGGFLSHCGWSSVLESLTKGIPILAWPLYAEQWMNATLLTEEIGVAIRTSELPSKKVIGREEVAFLVNKIIAEEDGRKIRSKAEKVRVSSERAWTHDGSSHNSLFEWARQCRLLH
- the LOC104767219 gene encoding UDP-glycosyltransferase 72D1-like isoform X1 translates to MKQPHALLVASPGLGHIIPVLELGNRLSSVLNVHVTVLAITSGTSSVTETETIHAAAARGTCDIIELPSVEIDHLVEPGATVVTKILAKMRVMKSEVWDAVKSMKKKPTVMIVDLFGTGLLSIVEVGVMKKYVYIPSHAWFLALMVYLPVLDKVVQGEYVEIKEPMKIPSCKPIGPKELLDTMLDRSDQQYLECVQSGLEIPMSDGVLVNTWEELQRNILTAFREDGELSRVIKVPVYPIGPIVRTNGHVDKPYSIFEWLDKQRERSVVYVCLGSGGKLSFKQTMELAWGLELSGQRFLWVLRSPTSYLGACSSGDDQVSSSLPEGFLDRMRGVGLVVTEWAPQVEILSHGSIGGFLSHCGWSSVLESLTKGIPILAWPLYAEQWMNATLLTEEIGVAIRTSELPSKKVIGREEVAFLVNKIIAEEDGRKIRSKAEKVRVSSERAWTHDGSSHNSLFEWARQCRLLH